The Linepithema humile isolate Giens D197 chromosome 2, Lhum_UNIL_v1.0, whole genome shotgun sequence genome has a segment encoding these proteins:
- the LOC105677337 gene encoding tyrosine-protein kinase RYK isoform X2 gives MELDYDVVGVPGGPSSGIMALLPPRVNVSARGEVPVTLQVFRIRLPCSGVSSAEIPLALRLNVTAPLGAKYNDTILVFKRNKICLKGVETPPSNDSVRLEPGPLVNGAGALYVAATCACALILVVGSVASALYIRNSKARVQESQKTLPCCSYSAAETGGLARSSVLVKVDPRPGSANSGSYATIADLEPLYARPCGSRASYYAASHVTHLSQSTDPCEKARALAVSRSALYCRTLVREGTFGRIYKGTLEIAGREQEVILKTVTEVASAYQASLLVVEGSQLAGLVHTNIASLAAACLDSSCPLLAYTCTPGELNLKVYLTDGNHHPVTRDLVHVGAQTARAGAFLHGRGLLHRDIAARNCLIEPSSLRVRLADAALARDLFPQDYHCLGDNENRPIRWMALESLQRNEYSTATDVWAFGVFLWELATLGQQPYVEVDPFEMMACLRDGYRLAQPRPCPDELFACMEACWIGLSRDRPTMPQLLAYLQDFHDALGGFI, from the exons ATGGAGCTGGATTACGACGTGGTGGGCGTTCCGGGTGGACCGTCCTCTGGCATAATGGCGCTGCTACCGCCGAGAGTGAACGTGTCCGCCAGAGGTGAGGTCCCCGTCACCCTGCAAGTCTTCAGGATCAGATTGCCGTGCTCGGGCGTCTCGAGCGCCGAAATTCCTTTGGCGCTGAGATTGAACGTCACCGCGCCTCTCGGCGCCAAGTACAACGACACGATCCTGGTCTTCAAGAGGAACAAGATCTGCTTGAAAG gTGTCGAGACGCCTCCCAGCAACGACTCGGTGCGCTTGGAGCCCGGCCCCCTCGTGAACGGCGCCGGTGCGCTTTACGTCGCAGCTACCTGTGCGTGCGCCTTAATCCTGGTCGTCGGCAGCGTCGCCAGTGCGTTATACATTCGTAACAGCAAGGCTCGCGTTCAAGAATCGCA GAAAACTCTACCCTGCTGCAGTTACTCCGCGGCCGAGACCGGCGGCCTAGCCAGGAGTTCCGTTTTAGTTAAAGTCGACCCACGGCCCGGAAGCGCGAATTCCGGAAGTTACGCCACCATCGCCGACCTCGAGCCGCTGTACGCGAGACCGTGCGGCTCCAGAGCGAGTTACTATGCGGCGAGTCACGTGACGCATCTGAGCCAG TCGACCGATCCGTGTGAAAAGGCCAGAGCGCTCGCTGTGTCGAGATCAGCGTTGTATTGTCGTACTCTCGTGCGGGAGGGTACATTTGGTCGCATATACAAAGGAACTTTGGAGATAGCCGGACGAGAACAGGAAGTCATCCTAAAGACAGTTACAG AAGTGGCGTCCGCCTATCAAGCCTCTCTTTTAGTTGTGGAGGGTTCGCAACTAGCTGGATTAGTTCACACAAACATTGCCTCTTTGGCGGCCGCTTGTCTGGACAGTTCATGCCCTTTACTGGCTTACACATGCACGCCCGGTGAGCTGAACCTGAAAGTCTATCTTACCGATGGAAACCATCATCCGGTGACTAGAGACCTGGTACACGTTGGTGCACAGACTGCTAGAGCTGGAGCGTTTCTCCACGGACGAGGACTGTTGCACAG GGATATCGCTGCCAGGAATTGCCTGATCGAACCAAGCAGTCTTCGCGTGAGATTGGCTGACGCCGCCCTGGCTCGGGACCTGTTCCCTCAGGATTACCATTGTCTCGGCGATAACGAGAACCGACCCATACGTTGGATGGCCTTAGAGAGTCTCCAGCGTAACGAGTACAGCACGGCGACCGACGTG tGGGCCTTCGGAGTATTCCTGTGGGAACTGGCGACACTTGGTCAGCAGCCGTACGTGGAGGTGGACCCGTTCGAGATGATGGCGTGTCTCCGGGACGGATATCGGCTTGCTCAGCCGAGACCTTGTCCCGATGAGCTGTTCGCCTGTATGGAAGCCTGCTGGATCGGTCTCTCTAGGGATCGGCCAACCATGCCGCAGTTACTCGCCTATTTGCAAGACTTCCACGATGCCCTGGGCGGATTCATCTAA